The window GATCATCTGACGCAGCACGTGCTTGTCCTGTACGATCTTTTTGTAGTAGCTGTAGTGCGAAGGCACTGGCACAAAGCTAAACAACTCCGTGATCATCGCCGGGCCACCCACGCGGTCCAGCAGCCCCTGGTCGCGCAGGGCGTTCGTCACCATCACCGGATCCACCGGCAGGTTCTTGTCATAGAAGGACAAGAGCATTTCATAAACCGTGCGGTTCGCTTCGTGATAAAAAGCAGCGGCAGGTAAGGTAACACGGCTTTCGCTCAGCCGCTCGTTCGGGTCCTGCAACAGGCTGGAGATAACCCCCTTTTCAGCCTCATCACTGAAAGGCAGCGCACGGTTGATGTTCGCCAGCAGTTCCTCAGCCGTCGGGATCTCATTGCGCTTGCGACCAAAGGGATTGGCCTGCGGTTTGGCGGCAGCTTTATCAGGGATTTCTCCTGGAGCTGCGGCGGCCTGGACAAGGTTGGAAACGGATTCTGCCATGTCCCCGCAACCATGGAGAAAGGTGTGGGCAATGCAATCACAGCAGCTGTGTATAACTTTCTTCGATTTGTGAAAAACTCCTGACTGGTCACGAAGGTATCACTCTGCGTAAGATGCAGATTCTTTTTCCCGTTCCCTACGCCCCCATGCTCCGACCATCCACTGCCCTTGCCCTCCTCGCCGGACTGACGGCGAGCGTCTTAGCAGCCAAGCCCGACAAGCCTGCCAAGAAAGAAAAGGAATTCGTCGCGGCTAAACCGGCCTTCACGCCGAGTGCCGATACGCCCGCCTTTGATCCTGCCAAGGTGACTCCTCAACACCTGGATACCAGCATGTTCAAAGTGCCCGAGGGCCTGGAGATCTCCGTGTGGGCCACCTCGCCGATGCTTTTTAACCCGGCCAATATGGACGTGGACCACGCAGGCCGCATCTGGGTAGCTGAAGGTGTGAATTACCGCCGCCACAGTGGCCGCAGCCGTGAGGGGGATGCCATCCGCGTGCTGCAAGACACCAATGGCGATGGCAAGGCCGATGAGTCCCACGTCTTTGTGCGTGAGAAAGAGCTGGAGTGCCCCCTGGGCGTGGCCGTGTTTGACAACGTCATCGTCGTCTCCAATACCCCGAACATGATCGTCTATACCGACGTGAACCGGGACCTGAAATTTGATCCCACGGTGGACAAACGGGAAGTTCTTCTGAGTGGCTTTGAGCAGGCCCAGCATGATCACAGCCTGCACTCCGTCTATGCCGGGCCCGATGGCCGTTGGTACTTTAGCAACGGTAACTGTGGCGCCCAGTTCAGCGACAAAAGCGGCAATACCTTCCGCATCGGCAGCGGTTATCTAAACAACTCGTATGTCGGCCAAAAGAGCGACGACGGTCACGTGTATGCCGGGGGCTTCACCGCCAGCATTGATCCCAGCGGCCACAATGCCCGTATCCTGGGTTACAACTACCGCAACAGCTACGAAGGCGTGCGCAACTCCTTCGGGGATATGTTCCTGAATGATAATGACGATCCACCGGCCTGCCGCGTCAGTCACCTCATCGAAGGCGGCAGTTTTGGTTTCTTCTCCCCCGATGGCAAGCGCCAGTGGCGTGCCGACAAACGCCCCGGCCAGACCATTCCCGTGGCCGAATGGCGTCAAGATGATCCCGGCAGCATCCCTGCGGGCGATGTCTATGGCGGCGGTGCCCCTACCGGCATGTGTTTTTATGAAAACGGTGCCCTGGGCGACAAATGGAAGGGCCTGCTGCTGAGCTGCGAAACCGGCCGCAATGTGGTCTTTGGTTACCTGCCGAAACCCGATGGCGCAGGCTTCAAACTGGAGCGTTTTGACTTCTGCACCACGAACACTACGGGCGTCTTCAAAGGCAGTGATTTCGTCGGCGGCAAGGACAACATGTCTGACGAAAGCCACACCCTCTTCCGCCCCAGCGATGTCTGTGTCGGCGCAGACGGTGCTATCTACGTGAGCGACTGGTTCGACAAACGCACCGGCGGTCACCAGGACACGGACGAAACCTGCAGCGGCACCATCTACCGCATCGCGCCGAAAGGCAGCAAACCCCAGACCGCGAAGATCAACTTCGACAGTATCGAAGGACAGATCGCTGCGCTGAAATCCCCGGCTAACAACGTCCGCCACACCGGTTTTGTGAAGCTCAAGGAACAGGGAGACAAGGCCGTAGCCGCCGTCGCAGCCTTGGCTGAAGATAAGAACCCCTATCTCGCAGCCCGTGCCATTTGGCTGCTGGCCCAAATGGGTGAAAACGCTAGCCTGCGCATCCGCCCCTGGTTGGAGTCCGATGACGAAAACAAGCGCCTCGTTGCCCTCCGCGCACTCCGTGCCGCTGGTGGAGATCTGATGGATCTTTTCAACAGCATGGCAGCCGATGGCTCTGCCGCCGTCCGTCGCGAAGTCTCCGTCGCCATGCGCGATGTGCCGTTTGCTCAGAGTGGCAATATCCTGGTGGAACTGGCCAAGCGTTACAGCGGCAAAGACCGCTCCTACCTGGAAGCCTGGGGTATCGGCTGCACGGGCAAGGAAGCCGAAGTGTGGGCCGCCCTGAAAAAAGCCAGCAATGGCACCCCAGCCGAAGAATGGACGGATGCCTTCGCCCAGGCAACCTGGCGTCTGCACCCCGCTGCCGCCGTTGAATCCGTGAAGGCCCGTGCCGTTTCTGCCAAGCTCAGCCCCCAGCAGCGCAAGCTCGCTCTCGACACCCTCGCCTTCACCCAGGATGCCAGTGCCGCCCAGGCCATGCTGGCCGTGGCGAAGGACAAAGAATCTCCCATCCATGGTGATGCCATGTGGTGGCTGATCAACCGCAGCACCAACGACTGGAAAGACTACAACATCGCAGGCGAACTCAAAGCCCAGGGCATCTTCGATCCTGAAGCCGCCAAGCTCGTCACCATCGAGATTCCCCCAGCTACCCCTAGCCTCGTGAAACTTGAAGATGTGACGAAACTTAAGGGCAATGCCAAAAACGGCTCCTCCCTCGTCGTCCGCTGCGTGATGTGCCACCAGATCAACCACCAGGGCGTCGAATTCGGCCCCAGCTTGCAGGGATGGGGTCTTAGCCAGCCGACCGACATCATCGCCCAGGCCATTCTGGAGCCCAGCAAAGACATCGCCCACGGCTTTGACGGTGTGGAGATTGTCACCAAGGACGGCATCAAAATCCACGGTATGGTCCTGACCGAAGGCGATGTGCTCATCGTCCGCAGCATGGGAGGCCAGACGCAGTTTGTACCGAAAAGCCGCATCGCCAGCAAAAAGAAAATGGACCGCTCCCTCATGCTCAGCGGCACCCAGCTCGGCCTCACCGCCCAGGACGTGGCCGACATCGTCGCCTACATGCGCCAGGCGGAGTAGTTAATCACAGCTCCAACGGGTGGGAAATCGCAGTCTTAGAGGCCGCATTTCTCACCCGTTTTCATTTCTACAGACGTTGATTCAGGCAGCGCCTGCACCTCCAGAAGGCAGAAAGGATTCCCATTCCCCCAAGAGTTTCACTTTTCATCCGTCAGATTGCCCCCATAATCGCGCGCTCAGACTTACATGGAACGCCGCCCCCCTAAAACCGCCCCTTGGACCATCAACGACAGCGCCGACCTTTACGGCATTCGTGAATGGGGTCATGGTTACTTCGATGTCTCTCCCAAAGGCGAAGTCGTCGTTAACTTAAAGGATGGCAAGAAACCGAAGCCGGTTTCTTTGTCTGAAATCGTCAAGGGCCTGCGCGAACGCGGCACCCAGCTCCCGGTGCTGATCCGCTTTGGCGATCTGCTGCGCTGGCGCATTGACGAACTCAATGAAGGTTTTCACTCCGCCATCAAGGAAGCCAAGTACCAGGGCCTGTATCGCGGTGTTTATCCCATCAAGGTGAACCAGCAGCAGGAAGTCATCGAAGAGATCACACGCTACGGTCGCAAGTATCACTACGGACTCGAAGCCGGCAGCAAGCCAGAGCTCATCGCAGCCCTGGCCTACATGCACGATCCTGAAGCCTACATCGTTTGCAATGGTTACAAGGATGAAGAGTTCATTGACCTCGCCCTGAATGCCCAAAAAATGGGCCTGCAGGTCATCCTGGTGCTGGAAATGCCCAGCGAGCTGGCCCTGATCCTGGAACGCTCCAAAAAGATGGGGGTGCGCCCGACTCTCGGCGTTCGTTTCCGCCTCAGCGCAGAAAGCGCCGGCTACTGGAGCGGCTCCGGCGGCGACGCCAGCGTCTTTGGTCTGAACATTAGCCAGCTCATGGGCGTGGTGGATCACCTTCGTGACCAGGGCATGCTCGACTGCCTGCGCATGCTGCATTACCACCAGGGCTCTCAGATCCCGAACATTCGCGCCATCCGCCAGGCGGTGACCGAAGCCACCCGCGTCTATTGCGGTCTGGTCAAAGAAGGTGCCCGCATGGGCATTCTGGATCTGGGCGGCGGCCTCGCCATCAGTTATGACGGCTTTAAGGGCGCTACCTCAGCCTCCAGCAACTACGGCACCAAGGAATACTGTGCCGACGTCATCGAAGCCATCACCGAGGTCACTGCCGAAGCAGGCGTGCCGCATCCGGACATCATCACGGAATCTGGTCGCGCTGTCGTCGCGTACTATTCCGTCCTGGTCATCAATATCCTGGATGTAAACCGCTTTGAGCCGGGCCGTGGCAAGATCGAGCTACACAAAGACTCTCCCCAACTTCTCCATAACCTCGCCGAACTGCGCGAGGAATTCGGCAAGGATGTCTCCAAACTAACACGTGACCGCGTGCAGGAGATCTACAACGACGCCGTCTATTACCGCGACAAGCTGCGCACCGAATTCAACTACGGCAAAGTCGGCCTGCGCGAGCGCTCTCAGGGTGAGGAAATGTACTGGTCCATCATGAGCTGGATCTCCGGCAAGCTGGAGTCTGTGGGCCACGATGGCAGCCAAATGGAGCGCATGAGCACCGTCATGACGGATTACTATTACGGTAACTTCAGCGTCTTCCAGAGCCTTCCTGACCTTTGGGCCATTGACCAGATCTTCCCGGTCATGCCGATCCATCGTCTCAAGGAAAAGCCGACACGCAATGCAGTGCTTTCCGACATCACCTGCGACAGTGACGGCAAGATTGATAAATTCGCCCACGGCGGAGAAATCTGCGGCAGCCTGCCGCTGCACGATCCAGACTTTGAAAAAGGTGAGGACTACATGCTGGGTATCTTCCTCGTCGGTGCCTACCAGGAAACCCTGGGTGATTTGCACAATTTGTTAGGCGACACCAACGTGGTGAGCGTCAGCATCGAAAACGGCAAGCTGAAGTACCGCCGTGAGCAGGAAGGCGACAGCGTCTCCGAAGTGCTAAGCTACGTTGAATACGATCCGAAAGACCTCGCCACCCGTTTTCGCAACTTGGCCGAAAGCGCAGTTGTCTCCAAACGCATCACAGCTACTGAGCGCCGTGAGATCATGGGTGCTTACGATGCAGGTCTGCGTGGCTACACGTATTTCGAAACCTAATTTTTAGTTCTCCTGGCTTTTTATGCGCAGTCTCCTACTCCTCCTAGCCGCATCCCTTCTTGCCTCCTGCATCAGTTTTCCACGTGCTCAGATGCAAGCACGGGAACGCAGTCTGCAAAGTGATCAACCAGCCGATGGCACCGAGCCCGTGGGAGACATTCCTGCGGTCAAAACACGGGAGAATTTTAAGGATCGTTACTTCCGTTAATGGGTTCACGAGGGGCATTTATATGCCCTTCAACGGGATCAGATTCGGGCAAGCCTATTCCCTGGCTTGCCTCTTTCTGCGCCATGGCGTAAATCATCGTCCGCATGGTCCACATCTCCATTCGCGATCTTACCAAAAGCTTCGGCTCTCTGACGGTCCTTGACCGAGTGAACTTGGAGATCGGCGAGGGTGAATTATTCTTTCTTCTTGGTCCCAGCGGATGTGGGAAGACCACACTGCTGCGTCACATTGCCGGATTTTATCAGCCTGACAGCGGCCAGATTTTTTTGGATGAAGAGGATGTCACTCGCCTTCCCGCCCATAAGCGTGGCACGGGCATGATGTTTCAAAGCTATGCCCTCTGGCCTCACCTGAATGTCGCCCAAAACGTGGCCTTCGGTCTTGAGGAAAGAAAACGCCCGCGCCCTGAGATCGAACAGCGCGTGGCAGATGCACTCGATCTAGTGCAACTCAGTGGCCTCGGCACCCGTCGCATCGCGCAGCTTTCCGGCGGGCAGCAGCAGCGTGTCGCTCTGGCCCGTGCCCTCGTCATTCGGCCCCGCTGTCTACTCTTGGATGAGCCTCTTTCAAATCTGGATGCCAAGCTGCGGCATGAAATGCGTTCGGAGATCCGCCGTATTTGCAAAGAGTTCGGCCTCACTGGTATCTATGTCACCCATGACCGGGATGAGGCCCTCAGCATGGCAGACCGCCTCGCCATCATGGACGGAGGCCGCATTGCACAGCTAGGCACGCCTGAGGAGGTCTATCGCCATCCCGCCTCCCCCATGGTGGCGGAGTTCATCGGGGAAACCAATTTCATTTCTGGCACGGTTCAGGCCCATGCCGCGAGTGGTCTGTATGAGGTAAAGACCGCGTTTAGCACGCTACGTGCCCGGTTGAATTCACCAGACTGGCACCCACATCATGGTGAAAAAGTGCTCCTCTCCATCCGACCTGAGTCACTCACTTTTGGCCATCTCGTGGACTCGCCGAATCATTTCGCGGGGCGCATTACAGACACGACCTACCTAGGATCCACAGTCCAGTACGCGCTACAGATTGATGGAGGTCCGAAAATCAAAGTCTGCGAGACCAATCCTCGAGAAATTCGCACGCCTTCCGCTGATGTAGTCCGCGCTGTCGCTCAGCCGCATGACCTCGTCATGCTGAAAGATGAATGACCATGAGGTCACTTGACGGAGCATAATCTGCCCGATTCACAGCGTTAATGTCCTCTATAGGGAAGTCCTCCTTGGACCTTTCCTTCCTTTACGGCAGTCAGTCTGCTCCCGCATCATGAACGACCGTTACCAAATCATTTCCACGCTCGCCACAGGCGGCACCGGCAGCATCCTGCAGGCCTGGGATAAAATTCAGAATCGTGACGTCGCCATCAAGCGCCTGCGTAGCGATGGCCACCACCCAGAAGCCCTACTGCGGGAGGCCCGAGCTTTGTATGCCGTGCGTCATCCAGGCATCGTGACCATCCATGAATACGGCAGCGACGAAGAGGGCGCTTTCTTGATCATGGAACTGATCAAAGGAGAATCACTCGAACATCGCCTCAGCCAGGGACCTCTTTCCTTGCCCCATTTTAAAACCCTCGTTCATCAAACCCTTGAGGCCATCCGTGTCGCTCATGAGGCGGGTATCATCCATCGTGATCTAAAGCCCGAGAATATCTTGCTGCCGTGGCATCGTGACGGCCATTTTGAAAGTAAGATCATTGACTTCGGTCTCTCGCAGGCCGCGCCTCTCAGTGGAGCTCAGCAAGATTCCATGATCGGCTCCATCCACTACATGGCCCCAGAGCAATTTGGCAGTGGTCATGTGGATGTGCGGACAGATCTCTATGCTCTCGGCTGCATCTATTATCAGGCCCTCACAGGCAAGCTGGCCTTCCCTGGCGAGGAAAAGATCCACGTCATCACGGCCCATTTGTACCCTCCACACGAGGCGCTCTCCGCGCTGCGCCCAGACCTGAGTGACGAGCTTTGCACTTGGGTGCATCAACTCCTTTCTGTGCAACCTGCGGGGCGACCCACCAGTGCCGCCCAGGCATTGACCAGCTTTCACCACTTAGGCCCCCATCTCCAGGTACAGACCGCCAGTCTGCTAGAGTCAGAAACTCCTTCAGTTATGATTTTGGAAGAGGAGGAAGTCCCTGCCGTCTTAGTGGCCGAAGATGAGGAAGATCAGCCCGAAGCCGACACGGGCACCCAGCTCATGGCCGTGCAAGAGGAGGATGCTCCAGAAGCACCAGTCCCATCTCCCATCCGAAAGCCCTATCAAACGCCCACCACTCAAAAAAGCGTCACCCCGCTGCCAGGGAAACCCGCCGCAAAACGAAAGCTAGGATTGCACTTCATCCTCGCCGCTTTTGTGGTCATTCTTGGGCTTCAGTTGGCCATCGTCAGCTACTTTAAATTCACGGGCCGTGGTGAACGTGAACAGCGTTTTAACGAGCTCACGGCCAGTCCCCAGCCCCAAGGATCCGACCTGGATGTGAAGATCCTTCTAGAGTTCCTGGATACAAACGCGACTCGTGACCAAGCTGCGCAGACACTCACACGTCTCACAGGTGGAAGCTACATTGACGATCTCATTTTGGAGCATTTGAGCCAGCGTCGAGATCATTCAGCCGCCGCAAAAATGGTGGAAGTCATCGGCCGTCGGCGCAGCCCTGGCGCGTTCGCGGTCATTCTCCCACTCACCGAAGATTCACGTCGCGAAGTCCGCCTTGCTGCCTGGATCGCTCTGGGGCGTGTCACCTCCGCTGCTGAGCTGCCTCAACTCCTGCCCCTGGCCCTCAGCAGCCCTACCCGCGATCATGAAATGGTCGAAACCCAACTCGTATCCGCCATTGAAAATGCCGAGGACCGCCCTCTCGCAGCCCAGCATGTTTTGAAAACCTATCGCAGTATTGCCAAGGGAGAATCACGCGTCTTGCTTTTCAATGTGCTGACCCGCGTCGGTGGTGAAGGTGTCATGGATCTCGTCAAGGAAGCCATTGCCGACCCGGCTCAAAACGTGCGCCTAGCCGCCATCACCGTCTTGTCAAAATACCCCACGCACGAACCACTGGCCGCCATCACTACCCGGCTGCCGCTAGAGCCAGACCCCACCTGTCGAATCTTTCTGCTCCTCGCTGCACGTGAACTTGTCAGCAAACCAGGCCCCAGTTCTCAGCAAAATCTCTTTCTGCATGCACAGAGTCTCTACAGCAATGCCAATGGCAGCGATGAAAAAAGCTACGTGCTCAATGTATTGAGCCGCATCATGGCCCCCGGCACCGCGACCTTCTTTGAAACGTTTCGGGATGAAACGGACCCTGAGCTCACCCGAGAGGCGCGTGAATTAGGCCAGACCTTCCGCACACGCCTCAGCCGCGTGGTGCAGGTTACTCCTGGGAAAAGTGCCACCTCCCTTCCCGCTGATAAAGCCGACCATCGTTCCGATGGCACCTTAACCCTGGATCAGGACGCACTCGTCAACTGGACGCAAAATGATGACTGGGCTTCATGGCTGGTCGAATTACCCGCCAATGGAACCTATGAAATCGCCATTTATCAGGCGCATGATCGAGACCCATTGGGTACGTACGAAGTGTTGCTTGCAGGCCAGACACTCCTGACCGCGGTGGTCAATACGGGCAGCAAAACCGATTATAAAGGCTTTGTCGTCGGCAGTATCCAAGTGGACCAACCTGGCATCTACCGCCTGCAACTGCGGCCGAAAACACTGCCACCTGAAGGAGACCTTTTCCGCGTCCAACGCCTGACCATGAAGGCGCTTTAAAGAATCTGCGGCCACTCTCAAACACGGAGAGCAGCCCAAGAAAGCGCGAACTTAAGACCTCTCTTTGGCCAGCTTGTTGTACTTCTCGACCAACTCATTGAACTCCTTGGTGCGAGCATTCAGTTTGTTGATCAGGTCATCTCGTTCCCCCACCAGCAGTCGAAGATTGGCATTGGCTTTCTCGATCGCTTCATTCTGAGCGCTGACTTCGGTATTGCGTTCTTTGATCGCATCTGTGCCTTTGCCCGCCAGTTGTTTATAGGCATCCACCTCCGACTTTAGCAAAGCAGCTTCCTTCATCCACAGGGCAAGGCTGTAGCCACGCCCTTTTTGATCTTCCGTCAGCATTTGTACCTTTTCCGTCGCGTCTAAGAGGGCAGCTTCGATTTCGGTTCTGAGATGGCTGATGCGAGAGATCTCTTGCTCAAAACGCTGAGCTTTTTCTTCAAATTCGGTGCGCAATTTATTCTCAGCAATCAGCATCTCAGTGAGTTCGTCAATGCGACGATGCAACTTAAACTCGCGCTGCCACTGGGCGGCACAAATCCCGCAGAGCCCCAGGACGATCAGGACCAGTAACCAATAGAGGAAGGTCTTCATTTCGCAGGTGAAGGCGCCACCACAGGTGCAGTGCCTGTAGGTTTGACATTGAAAGCTACTTTGCTAAATCCAGCACGGCGCACAGCATCCAGAGTCTTCACCATGTCAGCGTGGCGGGTATCCGCATCGCCACTGATGTAAACTGGCGTATTTGGGTCTTTTCTAAAGCGATCCTTCAGTCGCACTTCGAGATCCGGCATGGAGATCTGCATGGTGTCCAGAAACACATCTCCTTTGGGATTGACCCCTAAATTAATCATGTCCGGCTTCAGGTCAGACTGGGTGGCCACGGCCATGGGCAGATTCACCTTGATGGTTTGCTGCTTGGTCATGGTGAGGCTCACCATCATGAAAGAAGCCAGCAGGAAGAACATCACGTCAATCAGAGGGATGATCTCCAGCCGTGTCTTTTTATGAGCAATGGGAGAATGAATTTTCACGAGAAAACAAAGAGTAAGTTAGGCAAACAATGACCGGAGGAACCGTGGGGCCACAGCATGAATGATTCTCGATCAGGACTTCTTGGTCACCTGATCAAAACCGTGTTGAGCCGCCAGGATGAGCACATTGTTCGCCGCAGCTTCCAGCTCAAACTGGAGTTTCGCGAGACGACTGTGGAAATAATTCATCGGCACCAAGGTGGCGATTGCGATGCCCAGCCCCGCCGCTGTGGCGATCAGAGCTTCGCCAATCCCTCCCGTCACTTTTTCCACAGCCAGTTCCGAATCTCCGATGGAGGAAAACGACCCCATGATTCCCGTCACAGTGCCTAACAGCCCCAGCAGCGGTCCCAGTGTGACCACCGTATCCATCGCCCCAAGGAAGCGACCTGCGGCCTGCAATTCATGACCTGCAGCCACTTCCAAAGCACCCTGCATCGAGCTGTGCTGATGCTTCAGTCCATGGTGAACCATGCGCACCACAGGATCATTCGTTTGGGCAGAAAGCGCGATGGCCTTGGCCAAATCCCCCGACTCCAAAGTCGCATAGACGTTCTCCAATTGTTTACTGTTGCGTTGGGCGCTGAAACGCAGCCACCAGAAAATGCGCTCTACCAACACACAGACAGCAAAGATCCCCACCACCAAGATGGGATACATGATGGGGCCGCCATCATGGATGAGTTTGATAACGACGTTGGCGAGGGGGAGGTGCGGGAGCATTGATTTGGAGGGGAAAACTAAACGACTCGGATCCATCTCACGGACGACCAAAGCCTGAGAAAGATCTCTTCAGAGAATCTTGGTCACTTAATCGCAAAAGTAACTGGTTGGTTGACGGAGCCAATTTGACCTGGGATGAGCCAATTCCGACAAATCCATGAAGCGATCTGACTCTGCTCCGCAGCGGTGAATCCACCATTGATGCAGCTACTGGAGATCACGGCTGCGTATTCCACTTTTCCAGAAGGACTCACTTTGAGGCTGAACATCAGTTTACCTTCTACCTTTCGACTTCTGGCCCCCGAGGGATACGGAGGTTGAGGACGTTTATTCCCCCTGCCAGAACCAGAGCCGATGCGGCCAGCGCCACCATTTCCACCACCGCTGCCTTCCGTTCCCCCCGCCGTGGTCACGGTGCTGCTAGCCCGGCTGCTGCGCGGTCTGGCAGCCACCGCCTTCGGTTTGGGTTTGGGCTTCGGCGTCACCGGATCCACAGGTTTAATGGCCACCTCGATCTTGGGTGCTGCGGGAACTGTAAACACATCCTCCGTCACCAAAGCATCCGTCATCTCGGGCAGATCCTGCATCTCCAGAGGGATCTCAACTGGTTCGGGTACTTCCAGCGTTTCATCCACAGGGACATCCGTGGGGTTTTCATTCAGACTTTCTTCTGTAGCAGGCAGGTCAGCCATGGACATATCTGTGGATAAATTATCCACCGCACCCAAACCCGCTCTTCCCGAAAAAGTGATGGGCTCAAAACCACGAAACTTCAGCAGGCCGACCATGCCAATGAGCAAGAACGTGCCTGCAATAGCCACCAACCAAGAAAGCCCAAATAGACTTTCTTCAGAACGCCGCACCTGCCAACTACCTGCAACACGCGCTCGCCCGCCCACATTAGACTGAGTAGGCAGACTCATCGCGGTCGGAGTTGAGAGGTAGGCCAGGTTGGACATGGGCGGAATGAAATTGAGATACGTTTGCGACAATGGCTATTGATCAGTCGCCGTCAAGAAGCTATTGCGACCCATTCTCACAAAATAACACTTTAAATTGCGCTCATGCCTCCGCCCTCTATCCCAGATCAAGCCCACGCCGAGGCCAACCAATGGACCTTGCACGGCATCGACCTGCTGGAAAGGGGGGATAGAGATGCCCTGCTAGAGGCTCAGGCGTGTTTTGAGCAGGCCATCTCGCTCCGTCAGTTTCTGCCCCTAGATTCCCATCCGCTCTATCGCTGGGGTTTAACCGCTGGCTGGATGAACCGAGCTGATGTGCTCACCCGTCTGGGAGGTCCTGCGCGCATCCAAGAAGCCCTGCGCAGTTACGATATCGCCATCGCCCATCTTCATCAGCTTCCCCTGGAAACAAATCCCCTATTCCGTTGGCGGCTCAGCCTCGCCTGGATGAATCGTGGCCTCACTCTTCAAGCCTTCGAGGATGAGTCCTCACTGGAATTAGCTATACGCCACTTTGATACGGCGATTCAGGTCATGCAGTGTCATGAAGATAGCCCGCGTGCCGACTACCAACAGGTGCAAGCCGCCGCCTGGATGAACCGCGCCAGCACCCTCCTGCGTCAAGCAGCCCCCGATTGGGCACTCGCGGCCG of the Prosthecobacter dejongeii genome contains:
- a CDS encoding energy transducer TonB — its product is MSNLAYLSTPTAMSLPTQSNVGGRARVAGSWQVRRSEESLFGLSWLVAIAGTFLLIGMVGLLKFRGFEPITFSGRAGLGAVDNLSTDMSMADLPATEESLNENPTDVPVDETLEVPEPVEIPLEMQDLPEMTDALVTEDVFTVPAAPKIEVAIKPVDPVTPKPKPKPKAVAARPRSSRASSTVTTAGGTEGSGGGNGGAGRIGSGSGRGNKRPQPPYPSGARSRKVEGKLMFSLKVSPSGKVEYAAVISSSCINGGFTAAEQSQIASWICRNWLIPGQIGSVNQPVTFAIK
- a CDS encoding MotA/TolQ/ExbB proton channel family protein, yielding MLPHLPLANVVIKLIHDGGPIMYPILVVGIFAVCVLVERIFWWLRFSAQRNSKQLENVYATLESGDLAKAIALSAQTNDPVVRMVHHGLKHQHSSMQGALEVAAGHELQAAGRFLGAMDTVVTLGPLLGLLGTVTGIMGSFSSIGDSELAVEKVTGGIGEALIATAAGLGIAIATLVPMNYFHSRLAKLQFELEAAANNVLILAAQHGFDQVTKKS